A stretch of DNA from Candidatus Omnitrophota bacterium:
TATATGGCAGCTGATTTCCCCCGGGACCTTGCGGAAAAAATAGAAGCGCAAAAAATAAGTTACGGCGCCGCGCTCTCTCTGCGTTTCCTCGACGAAACGGGCAGAGAAGCCGCATGCGCGTTCCTTGAAGAACTCCGGCCGAGCAGCTCTCTCATGAAAGAATTCGCGCAACACATGGTCGATATATCCAAAAAAGACGGCATAACGGCCGGCGAAATCATAGACGGCTTAAAAGATATCACTCGGGCGAGGAGCTCAAGAAAAATAAAAACAGAAAAAGTCCGTCACGCCCTGCGCGTGCGGCGCTTTCCCTTATTGACAGAAAAAGAAAATGAATTAAAAGACGCGGTCAAAAAGCTCTCGCTGTCACAGAATCTGTCCCTTAACTATCCCGAAAATATGGAAGGAAAAAAAGTGTCTCTCGTCATACGTTTTAAAAACATCGCGGAACTCCAAAAAAGCCTTGATGAAATAAAAAAGAAATCGGATCAGCTTGATGAATTCCTTGAAATTCTCTGAAATATATTTCACGCCGGACGCGGAAAACCTCACCCTGAGCAAAAAAATATTCTCTCTGTTCAAAAGCGCACGGAAAATACCGGTGGCATCCGCGAAAGAGCTTTATTTCGCTCCTCAAAACACCCCGGAAGAAGTGACACGCGCGAAAAAGGCCCTTTTTCTGACGGTGAAAAAAAACAATTTTATAGAAAAATGCCCCGGAACAAGAGGGCATTTGTGCTGTAATTATTTCGTGGCTAAAAATATCCTCGGCTGTCCCGCGGACTGCTCTTACTGTTATCTCCAGGCCTATCTGAACACACGCGCCATAACGGTTTTTGCGAATACCGATGATTTCCTGCGGGATTTTGAACGCGCGGCCTCCCGACAGACGATCAGGATAGGCACAGGAGAATTCTCGGACAGCCTGCTCATGGATGATGTCGTCAATGTGAACAAAAGCCTGATCGAGATAAGCTCGAAGACAAATTCGCTGCTGGAGCTGAAAACAAAATCAGCGGATGTTAATAATATCCTGAAACTGAATCACCGTGAGCGAACCGTGATGGCATGGTCGCTCAACCCCCCGGAACTTTCTGAAACGGAAGAAAAAGACACCGCCCTACCCCTCGAACGCATAAACGCGGCAGCCAGATGCGCGGAGAACGGCTATCCCGTCGCTTTTCATTTTGATCCCCTGATTTATTTTGAGGGCTGGGAAAAAGCCTATAATGAAATCATAGAACGGCTCTTCACCGAAATATCACCGGAACATATCGCGTGGGTAAGTCTCGGCGCTCTGCGGTATGACCCTACGATAAAACCCGTTGTTTATTCGCGCTTTCCGGATTCTAAAATACTCTGCGGCGAATTCATACGCGGCGATGACGGTAAAAACCGCTATCTGAAATACATACGCATGGAAATGTTTTCCAAAATCCGGGCTATGCTCGAAAAACACGGGCAGAATATGCAGGTCTATCTCTGTATGGAAAGCCCCGAGATATGGAAACAGTCCTTCGGAAAACTTCCCCATGATATCCCCCGCCTCGATCCCATTTTCAAAACCCCCTGAGTGCGGCGACTACTGTATAAATACCGCCAAAAGTTGCTTTTGAGCGAAATAGGAAAATTTAGGAGAAAAAATCGTGAAGAAATTCCGCGTGTCTGAGACCCGGCGATAAGCCGGGGCGAGTTGTGGAATTTTAGATTTTTTATCCGCTAAGAATTTTCCGTCTAGCGAAAAAGCACTTTTGGCGGTATTTATCAAACAAATGCGAATTATATATTGAAAAGACTTTGCGGAAATGGTAGTATCAATTGTATGAAGAAGCAAGCAATTCGCGTTAAAAACAGGCGGCGGGGCTTTACATTGCCGGAAGTCATGCTGATCGTAGCTGTCGCGGCCATACTTACAATAAGCGGCGGCCTGAAATTTGTCCAGCTGCGCGACAACATCCGTATAGACAGGGCAAAAGCTCAGATGAAAGTCCTGCAGATAGGCCTCAGGATGTACTACGCCGATGTCGGCCTTTTCCCGATACGCGCTAAAGTCGGCAACGGCATCGGTTATGACGGTTTAGCCGACTGGCAGGATTATCTTCTGACCGGCGCACGGCCGGGAACAAGTTCAAATGACGAGGATATGGTAAATAATGACACCGGTCTGCCGCCTTTTGATAATAGAATCGACAACTGGCACGGCAAATATATCGACGAGCAATCCATACTGACCGATCCGTGGGGAAACAGTTTTTTGTACATCAACTGCACGCATCAGGATTCAAGAAAATCAGGAATTCTGTGCTGGGGGCCGCGGGGATACACCGGGGCCGGCGCCGGAACCGACTGGGCTAATTATTTCAAGAGCAACGGAACGGGGTTTTCATGGGCAGCCGGCACAAAAGATATAACCGACCCCCCTGACGATGAGGGCTTTTCGGTTTTTTACAGAGGCGGTAACCCCGCAAACGCTAAAACCGACTTCATCATGGTCCTCTGGATGGAATAAAAAAAACGGCCTTGCTTCTTTATCCGAAGATTTTTTTCAGTATTCCCTTTTTTGATTCTTTAAGTTCTTTTTCCAAATTCTCTATTTCCATCGCCAGCTCTTTACGCGTGGCATCGGTGAGATAGAATTTATCCAGCAGTTCTGTCCTTTCGTTATGCCATTCGTCGCGCTTTCTGTCAAATTCAGAGAGCTTTCTGTTTATAGACGATTCATATCTTATCCTTTCGTCTTCCCTGCTGTTTTTCTCCCTCTCAAAAAGCGCGCGCAATGTCGCCAGCTCATTGCTAAGAGAGTCTTTCGCCATGCCCACCTGTGAAACACGCAGTTTGTAATCGTCCCGGACAGCGTTTTCACGGGCGTAAAACTCGGCTTCGGCCGCCGCCTTCTCTTTCTCGTAAAGCTCATTGCGGCTCTTGATGCTGTTTTTCAGATTCTCTATTTCAATACCGCGTTTCTCGGCGTCAAACTGCGCCTGTTTGAGTTTTTCGCTGAAAGCATCGTAGGAAACCTTCATGGCGGCGAGATCATCAGCCATGAGATTTTTTTCGTTTCTGAATCTGCCGATAATTTCTTCTTTTTCAGCAAGGGAGTTTTTCAGATTAACAAGGGCATTGTTAAGATTTTCTCTCTCCGAGGCGAAAGCCTCTTTTGTCCTGAGCAGTGCGTCTGTGGCGAAATGCTCGGAGGCGGCGATCCTGTTCTCCCTTTCGTTGAGCGCGCTCTCCTTAACCTGCAATTTTTCGGCGTGTACACTTTCCGCAACCAACTGTCTTTCCAGAGAATGTATTTTTTCGGCCGCGGCCCTCAGTTCGCTCTCGCGCTCCGAGAGCCGTTTCTGCCACTCGATGGCGATGAGCTCTTTGTCATTATTGGCCTTTTTAGCGACAGCGTCTATTTTCTGCAGCTGCTCGCTTGTTTCTGTGAATTTGTTGTAATACTTGCTGACCTCTTCCCTGAGCCTGTCTCTCTCCCTTAAAAACTCAAGTGTCTTTGATTCAAG
This window harbors:
- a CDS encoding DNA photolyase gives rise to the protein MKFSEIYFTPDAENLTLSKKIFSLFKSARKIPVASAKELYFAPQNTPEEVTRAKKALFLTVKKNNFIEKCPGTRGHLCCNYFVAKNILGCPADCSYCYLQAYLNTRAITVFANTDDFLRDFERAASRQTIRIGTGEFSDSLLMDDVVNVNKSLIEISSKTNSLLELKTKSADVNNILKLNHRERTVMAWSLNPPELSETEEKDTALPLERINAAARCAENGYPVAFHFDPLIYFEGWEKAYNEIIERLFTEISPEHIAWVSLGALRYDPTIKPVVYSRFPDSKILCGEFIRGDDGKNRYLKYIRMEMFSKIRAMLEKHGQNMQVYLCMESPEIWKQSFGKLPHDIPRLDPIFKTP